The stretch of DNA CGCCCGCGGAAATCGTGGACGCCGTACGCAAGGTGGCCGCGGGCAGCCCCGTCCTCTCACCGACCGTCACCCAGCAGCTCATCGCCCAGGTCTCGGGGGCGGGCCCGTACGGCAGGAGGGAGCAGGCCCGTGAACGTCTCGCCGTCCTCGCGGAGCGCGAGCGCGAGGTGGCGCACGCCGTCGGCAGGGGCGGCTCGAACGCGGAGATCGCCGCCGAGCTCTACATGAGCGTGGCCACCGTCAAGACCCACGTCTCCCGGATCCTCGCGCGGCTCGGCCTGAACAACCGGGTGCAGATCGCGCTGCTCACGTACGACGCGGGGTACGCCGACGGGACCGGCCCCGCGGTGGGGGAGAACGACGGGCCGCGGGGAGGCGCACACCGGTAGTCGCGGTCAGTCACCGGCGGAAGTTTCCGGGCCGACGCGGAAAGGGGGTCCCGGGCGGCGGGGCGGCGGACTAGATTCGGGCCGTGGTTCTCGTACGGGCCGCCCGGCCCGGCCGGGGCCGGCGTTCCCCGGCATGTCCAGGGCCGGGGCGCCAGGGGCCGCGTCGGCAGCGATACGAGGAGGCCGCACCGTGACAGCCGTACCTTCTGCTCTCGCCTTCGCCCAGAAGGTCCTCGACGACCAGCCCTTCAGCAGGCTGCTCGGAACACGGGTCACCGCCTTCGGCGACGGTGTCGCGACCCTGGAGATCGACATCCGGGAGGAGTTGCACCAGCAGAACGGCCATGTGCACGGCGGTGTGCTGGCCTACGCGGCCGACAACGCCATCACCTTCGCCGCGGGCACGGTGCTCGGCCCCGCCGTGCTCACCGCTGGCGTCACCGTCCAGTACGTACGCCCCGCCAGAGGGGTCACCCTCATCGCCCGTTCCGAGGTGGCGCACGCCGGGCGCCGTCAGGCCGTCTGCCGGTGCGAGGTGTACACACGGGACATCGCGGGCGAGCAGACGCTCTGCGCGCTC from Streptomyces tsukubensis encodes:
- a CDS encoding PaaI family thioesterase, with the protein product MTAVPSALAFAQKVLDDQPFSRLLGTRVTAFGDGVATLEIDIREELHQQNGHVHGGVLAYAADNAITFAAGTVLGPAVLTAGVTVQYVRPARGVTLIARSEVAHAGRRQAVCRCEVYTRDIAGEQTLCALAQGTVSLARP
- a CDS encoding response regulator transcription factor codes for the protein MNPLRLLIVDDDALVRAGLRLMLGGAEDIEIAGEAADGSEVAALVDRTRPDVVLMDIRMPITDGLAATEELRARADAPEVIVLTTFHADEQVLRALRAGAAGFVLKDTPPAEIVDAVRKVAAGSPVLSPTVTQQLIAQVSGAGPYGRREQARERLAVLAEREREVAHAVGRGGSNAEIAAELYMSVATVKTHVSRILARLGLNNRVQIALLTYDAGYADGTGPAVGENDGPRGGAHR